The nucleotide sequence TACAACACCAAGGCGACCGGGGGCCGCACCGTCACCTCCGTCTCCCAGCTGCTGGAGGACCCGAAGCTCAAGGGGAAGGTCTCCTTCCTCACCGAGATGCGGGACACCATGGGCATGACCATGCTCGACATGGGCGTCGACCCGGCGAAGTTCACCACCGACCAGTACGACGCCGCGACAGCCCGGCTGCAGAAGGGCGTCGACAGCCAGCAGGTCCGCCGCTTCACCGGCAACGACTACACCGCCGACCTCGACAAGGGCGACATCGCCGCCTGCGTCGCCTGGGCGGGGGACATCGTCCAGCTCCAGGCCGACAACCCGGCCATCAAGTACGCGATACCCGACTCCGGTTACATGATCTCCAGCGACAACATGATGGTCCCGGTCAAAGCACGTCACAAGACCAACGCCGAGAAGCTCATGGACTACTACTACGAGCCGACGGTGGCCGCCCAGCTCGCCGCCTACATCAACTACGTCTGTCCCTGCGAAGGCGTGGGCCCCGAACTGGCGAAGATCGACAAGGCGATGGCCGCCAACCCGCTGATCATCCCGGACGCGAAGATGCAGACCACGTCGCACGCCTTCCGCTCGCTGAGCAACAAGGAAGAGACGTCGCTGGAGCAGAAGTTCTCCAACCTCATCGGAGCCTGACCCGGCCACTGCCGTACGAGCGCCCGTCCATTTCTCTAGCCCCGGGACCGTTATCCATGACAGAGAACGCATCCACCAGCCGCGGCGGCGGTGACGTCCGCCTCGCCGGGATCAGCAAGACCTATGGCTCCTTCCATGCCGTCCGACCCCTCGACCTGACCGTGCCCGAAGGGTCCTTCTTCGCGCTCCTCGGCGCCTCGGGCTGCGGCAAGACCACCACCCTGCGCATGATCGCCGGACTTGAGGAGCCCACCACGGGCGCCGTCTTCCTCGGTGACAAGGACGTCACCGACCTGCCGTCCTACCGCAGGCCCGTCAACACCGTCTTCCAGAGCTACGCGCTCTTCCCGCACCTCGACATCTACGAGAACGTCGCCTTCGGGCTGCGCCGCCGCGGCATCAAGTCCGTCAAGCAACAGGTCGCCGACATGCTCGACCTCGTCCAGCTCGGTGACTTCGCCAAGCGCAAGCCGCACCAGCTCTCCGGCGGCCAGCAGCAGCGCGTCGCCGTCGCCCGTGCGCTGATCAACCGCCCGCAGGTGCTGCTGCTCGACGAACCGCTCGGCGCCCTCGACCTGAAGCTGCGCCGGCAGATGCAGCTCGAACTCAAGCGCATCCAGACCGAGGTCGGCATCACCTTCGTCCATGTCACGCACGACCAGGAGGAGGCCATGACGATGGCCGACACGGTCGCCGTGATGAACGCGGGCCGCGTCGAACAGCTCGGCACCCCCGCCGACCTGTACGAGAACCCCAGGACCACCTTCGTCGCCAACTTCCTCGGCACCTCCAACCTCATCGAGGCCGAGGTGACGGCGAAGAACGGCACGGATCTCGTCGTCACGACGGGCGGCGTCACACTGCTGCTCCCCGCGGGACGCAGCTCGGCGGCAGGCGCGGCGGGCGACAGGATGCTCGTCGGGGTACGCCCCGAGAAGATCACCCTGGCCCACGCCGACGACGCCGGCGCCGTACCCGAAGGCCGCAACCGGATCACCGGGCGGATCGTCGACTCCAGCTTCATCGGCGTCTCGACGCAGTACGTGATCGACAGCCCCGTCTGCTCCGAGTTCGAGGTGTACGCGCAGAACATCGAGCGCGACGGCCGGCTCGTACCCGGC is from Streptomyces sp. NBC_00370 and encodes:
- a CDS encoding polyamine ABC transporter substrate-binding protein encodes the protein MEQYESDPLSAVQLKAIQRHLTTGRGALTRRSVLRAGGAGALGIGGLAALSGCGIPAAKKEDGGPASTDFSAKEKKITFSNWTEYMDVTDDNKHYPTLEAFTKRTGIKVTYNTDINDNNEFFGKIQPQLAAGQDIGRDIIVLTDWLVGRIIGLGWAQTLDASNLGHAYANLTQQFRTPDWDPGRAHSYPWAGIPTVIAYNTKATGGRTVTSVSQLLEDPKLKGKVSFLTEMRDTMGMTMLDMGVDPAKFTTDQYDAATARLQKGVDSQQVRRFTGNDYTADLDKGDIAACVAWAGDIVQLQADNPAIKYAIPDSGYMISSDNMMVPVKARHKTNAEKLMDYYYEPTVAAQLAAYINYVCPCEGVGPELAKIDKAMAANPLIIPDAKMQTTSHAFRSLSNKEETSLEQKFSNLIGA
- a CDS encoding ABC transporter ATP-binding protein; translated protein: MTENASTSRGGGDVRLAGISKTYGSFHAVRPLDLTVPEGSFFALLGASGCGKTTTLRMIAGLEEPTTGAVFLGDKDVTDLPSYRRPVNTVFQSYALFPHLDIYENVAFGLRRRGIKSVKQQVADMLDLVQLGDFAKRKPHQLSGGQQQRVAVARALINRPQVLLLDEPLGALDLKLRRQMQLELKRIQTEVGITFVHVTHDQEEAMTMADTVAVMNAGRVEQLGTPADLYENPRTTFVANFLGTSNLIEAEVTAKNGTDLVVTTGGVTLLLPAGRSSAAGAAGDRMLVGVRPEKITLAHADDAGAVPEGRNRITGRIVDSSFIGVSTQYVIDSPVCSEFEVYAQNIERDGRLVPGAEVVLHWNPEHTFGLDADQSVLAGTVRDAGVKTVDEEAA